One Setaria viridis chromosome 5, Setaria_viridis_v4.0, whole genome shotgun sequence genomic region harbors:
- the LOC117859157 gene encoding receptor protein kinase-like protein ZAR1, whose translation MALALLLLLLLSTAEALTPDGQALLAFKAAVVQDPTGALANWDATAADPCAWNGVACSSSSTDATQPRRVVALSLPKKRLVAALPAAPLPSSLRHLNLRSNRLFGPVPPELVSGAPALQSLVLYGNALNGPLPEELGRLAFLQILDLSSNALNGSLPASILKCRRLRALALARNNLTGPLPAGFGAQLSALERLDLSFNGFSGAIPEDIGNLSRLQGTVDLSHNHFSGPIPASLGRLPEKVYIDLTYNNLSGPIPQNGALENRGPTAFVGNPGLCGPPLKNPCSPDAMPSSNPSLPNDGDSSAPEAAGRGKGKGKGLGKIAIVAIVLSDVVGILIIALIFFYCYWRAVSSKGRKGHSAAAGSKGSRCGKDCGCFSRDESGTPSEHAEQYDLVALDQQVRFDLDELLKASAFVLGKSGIGIVYKVVLEDGLTMAVRRLGEGGLQRFKEFQTEVEAIGKVRHPNIVTLRAYYWSFDEKLLIYDYIPNGSLSAAIHGKPGTMTFTPLPWEARLKIMKGVAKGMSFLHEFSPKKYVHGDLRPNNVLLGTNMEAYISDFGLGRLANIAGASPITQSDRVGLEKAQSQQSDASVSPLMSKGSCYQAPEALKTLKPSQKWDVYSYGVVLLEMITGRSPAVLLETMQMDLVQWVQFCIEDKKPSADVLDPFLARDSEREDEMIAVLKVALACVQANPERRPSMRHVAETLDRLNGSS comes from the exons ATGGCGCTggcgctcctgctcctccttctcctctccaCCGCCGAGGCGCTCACGCCGGACGGCCAGGCGCTGCTGGCGTTCAAGGCGGCGGTCGTCCAGGACCCCACGGGGGCGCTCGCCAACTGGGACGCCACCGCCGCGGACCCCTGCGCCTGGAACGGCGTcgcgtgctcctcctcctccaccgacgCCACCCAGCCCCGCCGCGTCGTCGCGCTCTCCCTCCCCAAGAAGCGCCTCGTCGCGGCGctcccggcggcgccgctcccGTCCTCGCTGCGCCACCTCAACCTCCGCAGCAACCGCCTCTTCGGCCCAGTCCCGCCCGAGCTCGTCTCCGGCGCGCCCGCGCTCCAGAGCCTCGTTCTTTACGGGAACGCGCTCAACGGCCCGCTCCCCGAGGAGCTCGGCCGCCTGGCCTTCCTCCAGATCCTCGACCTCTCCTCCAACGCCCTCAACGGCTCCCTCCCGGCCTCGATCCTCAAATGCCGCCGGCTccgcgcgctcgcgctcgcgcgGAACAACCTCACGGGCCCGCTCCCCGCAGGGTTCGGCGCGCAGCTCTCCGCGCTGGAGCGGCTCGACCTCTCCTTCAACGGCTTCTCCGGCGCCATCCCGGAGGACATCGGGAACCTCTCCAGGCTCCAGGGGACGGTCGACCTCTCGCACAACCACTTCTCCGGTCCAATCCCGGCGAGCCTCGGGAGGCTGCCCGAGAAGGTTTACATCGATCTCACCTACAACAACCTCTCCGGCCCAATCCCGCAGAACGGGGCGctggagaaccgggggcccacGGCGTTCGTCGGAAACCCGGGCCTCTGCGGGCCGCCGCTCAAGAACCCCTGCTCGCCTGACGCCATGCCGTCGTCCAACCCGTCCCTGCCCAACGACGGGGACtcgtccgcgcccgaggcggccGGCAGAGGCAAGGGGAAGGGCAAGGGGCTGGGGAAGATTGCCATTGTGGCCATCGTGCTGAGTGATGTGGTGGGGATCTTGATCATTGCGCTCATCTTCTTCTACTGCTACTGGAGGGCGGTTTCATCGAAGGGCAGAAAGGGACACAGTGCCGCTGCCGGTTCTAAAGGGTCCAGGTGCGGCAAGGATTGTGGATGTTTCAGTAGGGATGAGTCCGGGACTCCGTCCGAGCACGCGGAGCAGTATGATCTCGTGGCCTTGGACCAGCAAGTGAGGTTTGATCTGGATGAGCTGCTCAAGGCTTCGGCGTTCGTGCTGGGGAAGAGTGGGATTGGGATTGTGTACAAGGTGGTTCTTGAGGACGGTCTCACCATGGCAGTAAGGCGGCTTGGGGAGGGGGGATTGCAGAGGTTTAAGGAATTTCAGACCGAGGTCGAGGCAATTGGCAAGGTCCGGCATCCCAACATTGTTACCTTGAGAGCCTACTACTGGTCTTTTGATGAGAAGCTGCTGATATATGATTACATTCCTAATGGCAGCCTCTCTGCAGCAATTCATG GTAAACCTGGGACAATGACATTCACACCATTGCCATGGGAAGCCCGACTGAAAATCATGAAAGGAGTCGCCAAGGGGATGTCTTTCCTGCATGAATTCAGCCCCAAAAAGTATGTCCATGGGGACTTGAGGCCAAACAACGTCCTCCTTGGAACAAACATGGAGGCATACATCTCAGATTTCGGCCTCGGGCGACTTGCAAACATTGCTGGAGCATCGCCTATCACGCAATCAGATCGAGTCGGTCTAGAAAAGGCCCAAAGCCAGCAGTCAGATGCCTCAGTGAGTCCTCTCATGAGCAAAGGGTCATGCTACCAAGCGCCTGAAGCACTGAAGACACTGAAACCATCGCAGAAATGGGACGTCTACTCGTATGGCGTCGTCCTGCTTGAAATGATCACTGGCAGATCGCCTGCGGTTCTCTTGGAGACCATGCAGATGGATCTCGTCCAGTGGGTCCAGTTTTGCATCGAGGACAAGAAACCGTCTGCCGATGTGCTCGATCCTTTCCTTGCCCGAGACTCGGAACGGGAGGATGAAATGATTGCAGTGCTGAAAGTCGCCCTCGCTTGTGTTCAGGCCAACCCTGAGCGGAGGCCATCGATGAGGCATGTGGCGGAGACCTTGGATCGCCTCAATGGGTCGAGCTAG
- the LOC140223030 gene encoding stress-response A/B barrel domain-containing protein HS1-like yields MKVKLRKSYSSSLIVSRMIATPLFQAVRFLMCTLICRGTDVSIENMHQGFTHVFESTFESTEGIKEYIEHPAHVEFANEFLPVLEKALIIDYKPTSVN; encoded by the coding sequence ATGAAAGTGAAATTGCGAAAAAGTTATAGTAGTAGTCTCATTGTTTCACGCATGATTGCTACTCCGTTGTTTCAAGCTGTACGCTTCCTTATGTGCACTTTGATTTGCAGGGGAACTGATGTGAGCATAGAAAACATGCATCAAGGGTTCACGCATGTCTTTGAGTCCACATTCGAAAGCACAGAAGGAATCAAGGAGTACATTGAGCACCCTGCACATGTTGAATTCGCAAATGAGTTCTTGCCTGTATTGGAGAAGGCCCTCAtaattgattacaaaccgacTTCTGTCAATTAA
- the LOC117854896 gene encoding stress-response A/B barrel domain-containing protein HS1, producing the protein MAAGGGGGVVKHILLARFKEDVTPERLDQLIRGYDRLVGVVPPMKAFHWGTDVSIENMHQGFTHVFESTFESTEGIKEYIEHPAHVEFANEFLPVLEKALIIDYKPTSVN; encoded by the exons ATggcggctggtggcggcggcggcgtggtgaaGCACATCCTGCTGGCGCGCTTCAAGGAGGACGTGACGCCGGAGCGATTGGACCAGCTCATCCGGGGCTACGACAGGCTCGTGGGCGTTGTCCCCCCCATGAAGGCCTTCCACTG GGGAACTGATGTGAGCATAGAAAACATGCATCAAGGGTTCACGCATGTCTTTGAGTCCACATTCGAAAGCACAGAAGGAATCAAGGAGTACATTGAGCACCCTGCACATGTTGAATTCGCAAATGAGTTCTTGCCTGTATTGGAGAAGGCCCTCAtaattgattacaaaccgacTTCTGTCAATTAA